From Vigna angularis cultivar LongXiaoDou No.4 chromosome 11, ASM1680809v1, whole genome shotgun sequence:
tgctatggacttgggattagtgaaaagttaatcacggtcTAATTCCATCCCAATAACTCTAATCATTATTTACCTTAATATCAGTCTTAATGACCTAGTTTAGCGGTCGGTCGGTCTTGCTCCGTCGCCCGTACGGTAGACCTTCATTACTCACCCGAgcggaaggacgaacggtcggtATAAGAAACGTCGGTAGTCACATAAGTCTTGGCGCTGCTTTCGGACCGCTCGGTCCAtatggtacacaagccccccaagccctagtgcACGTAGTGAACGTTAGGTTTAGGACCGGGTGAAATCTCGATAGTGGGTGTGGGGACTCCGTTTGTTGACCATCTGTCTTTGTTAATGGTTGGGCTGGATGGCTCCCATCTTGGCCTTTGGGCCGAATTTGTTGGGCTTGTGCTTAATGATTTTTGGAATTTGATTTGGGCAGAAACACACGTGTCACGTGTCGAGAGGCAGAAGTTGAAGCGGCTTCGCATCTAGATCGTCAATCATGATAGTTTTTAACGGTATGGATGCCTTGACAGTTACAAAAATCTCTCCTATAAATAGGGAGAAGGGACACTGTCATTTTcactttctccttcttcaagTTCAGAGCATTCATTTTCCTTCAAGTAATAAATGGCGATCGTCCATGTTGAGTCTTCTTCGGAGTCGTCGGGCAAAGATGGCGGGAGGTCGATGGGTGGTGATGGCGAGTGTGGTTCTTCTCCAAGCTCAGTGTCGTCCTCCTTCTTGGAAGAGTCCGTCCACTCTCCGGACCAGAGCCTAATTTCCCTGCCGAGGCGGATAAGCGGATCATCTATGAGATACCTTTCCATCTTCTCAAGGGTGGTATTCTTGTGGATGGCTCGCCATTAGAGTCAGGCGATACAGGAGCTGTCATTCCGGGGTATGACTGGGAACCTCATGATGCCAGCTTGTTTGCGTCGGAGTATGCTACAAAAAAGGCACTATCATGGAGAGTCGGCCGGCTATACGTCGTCCGAGACGTAGAGGAGTACCGGCTGATTTGAGTGAGAGTCAGCCTACAGAATGAGCGAGTCTATCACGGGAAGGAAACGAGTCCGGACGACTTCTTCTTCATGTACACCAATATTTTCAGTCAACTCTGTGTTCGGGTACAGTTTACGGAGTTTCAAATGGTCGTTCTCCGAGAAATGAATGTCGCCCCTGTTCAGCTACATCTGAATTCTTGGGCGGTCGTCCAAGCATTTTTGGTTGTGTGTTTGGTGGTTGGTGTAAATCCGATAATCCCAGTTTTCTTCCATTATTTTGAAGTTCGCCCGCTCCGGAAGGGTGGCTAGGTTTCCTTGACGTTCGTCAGAGATAGGACTCTCTTCCTTCCTTTCTCTGATTCATATAAGAATTTCAAGGACCAATTCTTTAAAGTCATTATTGACGAGGTCGACCGTCACGAGTTCCATGATGCGACAGGAAATCCCTTGTTCCCTTTTCATTGGACAAGGAatcctaggaaaataaaagCGTATATGATTGATGTGCTTAGCCCGGTTGATTTGGAGGTCGTTCGGACCATCAACGCTCTCCCCCACCGTCTCTCTGCCCGTAACTTAGTCGAATGCCTTCGTCATGAGGATTGTGAACAAAAGGCGTTCGGTATggtattttatattcattttgctTTTTAGTATGTTGGTGTTAACGTAGCTGAATTTGGTTGTTTTTGCCAGATGTCATGTCTACTCCTCCTCCCCGCAAATCCAACTTTATGGCTTCGAGGAAAGGAGCCGACGCTACTTCTTCCACTACCCTTGAATGGGCCACTCCTACCGCACGCTGTCCTCCCCTCATCAAGCGATCTTCTTCCACCAGTCGTATCCCGACAATTCCTCCGACCGGTCCTCACCCTGCTCCCGTTGTTATCGTTCCTCCGACCAGCTCCCAGGCTGTTCCAGTTATCGTTCTTGGGGGCACCATTGCTGCGGTAGGAAATGATCCCCTGACCATATTTGTGGATCCTTCTTCTGAAGCGGCCACTACCTTTGCCTAGCCCCTCATTAGGAAGAGGAAAGTACACAAAGAGGAGGATAAGTCTTCTTCAAAGAGGGGACGTAAGGATAAGGAAGGGTCTTCCTCCCGACTGCTTCCCGATGGGGTCTTCAGCACCGCCTTCAATATGAGTGACCAGACGAATTTCCATATGAGTTCGTCACAAAAGGCGTTAATTGAGTCGTTGTCTGAGGGGAAGCTGACTAATGCCATGCTGGAAATGTCCACCCGGGCGGCTTCTCTAGCATGGTATTTGAGGGAGTTTGCTAACCACCGGGGCGTCGAGCATGTTCAAGCTGAGCTTCTTGCCAAAAAGAAGGTCAGTGATGATCTTCAGGAGGCCATGGAGCAAATACTGGTAGCTCAGGACGAGCTTCAAGGCAGCCACTATGGTCTTATTCATGGCATTCACCTGACCGTTCATCTGAGGATGTTCCACCGAATTGGTGACGTGCTTAATCCCCAAGTCCTTTTAAAACTCGGCCAACTTCTTATCGATGAACTATCGGTCGTTGTCCGCGATAATCGTCCGAGGAAGATCGAACCGACATACCAATTTTCAGCAGAATTTCTGAACTTGCAATCTCGTTATGGTCGCTAAGGGTTCAGCCTCTACCCACTTAGTGAAATAATCTATTGCTATAAGAAGGAACTTCTTCTGTGCCTGGCCTATCAGGAATGGTCCAACGATAACCATACCTCATTGTGCGAACGGTCGGGGTGACATCATGGTGTGCAAGGTGTAGGGTGGTGCGTGAGCGTTGTTGGCATGGACCTGGCAGTTGAGGCACTTCTGGGTAAAGACCTTAGTGTCTTCCTTAATAGTTGGCCAGTAGTACCTGACCCTTAGTATCCAGGCCTTCAGAGCCCGACGACCGGTATGAAAACCGCAAACTCCATTATTGAGCTCGTCCATAACATATCGCTCTTCCTACTTCCCGAGACACTTGAGGAGAGGGGTGGAAAATCCTCTCCGGTATAGGTCGTCCCCTACCATAAGGTAGCGGACGATCTTTTTAGCGTCCGCCGGCCTAATGGATTGTCCTGCATCTTATTGGGTCATTAGCGCTTTGATCTCCGTTCGCCAGTCTCCAACTTCAACATTCAACACCGTCAAGCATTCGACCGACGGTTGCAGTAGAACTTGGCGTATAATCGTCGTCAACTGGCCCTTTTCTTTTCCCGAGCTTAGCTTAGACAACATATCCACTTGGGTGTTGTCCTCTCGGGGATGTGCCGGATGTCGACTTTGTCGAATAGTTTCGCCAAGGCAGTTGCTCAGTGGAAATATCTGAGGACTTGTTCCTCCTTCACTTGGAACTCGCTATTCATTTGACTGACAACAAGCTGGGAGTTTGTTCGGCACACGACCTTTCGTGCCCCCATGTCTCTTGCCAGTTCCAGGCCGGCCACCAAGGCCTCGTATTCTGCTTGATTGTTGGAAACCTTGAATTTAAAGATCAAGGAGTGCTCCAACAAGAATCCGTTCGGGCCCTCCAAGACTATGCCAGCCCCGCTCACTGTTCTTCCGGATGCCCTGTCGACGTATAGATTTCACTCATCGTTGAACGCCTGGGGGAATTATGCCACAAAATCGGCCAAATGTTGGCCTTTAACTGATCCTCTTGGTTCTTAGCACAGGCCGAATTCCGATAATTCGACAGCTTATGCCACCATGCATCCCGTTAGGTTTGGTTTTCACAAAATCTTGGAGATTGGGAAGTTGATCCTAACAACCACTTAGGGGCTCTAGAAGTATGACCTGAGCCTTCTAGATGCATTCAGCAAGGCCAAAGCGACCTTTTCAACTTGTTGATATCGTGTCTCGGCTTCTTGAAGGGCGGCTCAGGTCGTTCTTGCATTATTACTGTGCTGATTGCCGAATCATACAAGCCTAAAAAGATCTACAAGTCTTCGCCTGGCGTCAGACGGTTCATCACCAGCGGGTTCATCAGAATGGTCTAGACGTCCTGAAATGCCTGTTCGCATTCAGCATCCCACTCAACGGCTGATCCCTTCTTCATCTTGCGAAGCACCGAATTGACCCTCtaataatgctaaattttaccatattttaagcatcattttagtagcaaaatcaactcctttctaacttataacttgcttaatcctcttgttttgtcttgttttctatatatttgtgtttttggctactttgatgtactttcatcaataatcccttattttgtagctaaaaatgagcttggaagactctccaacaaacgatagaactggaccaagaaattagAACGAAGAAATGCCATTAGCAGTGCAAGAACGCTTGTCccaggagagcggacgctcacccagaaggcagaagagcggacgctcgtccagagtggaagcacgagcggacgctcgtccagagtggaagcacgagcggacgctcgtccaggagctggaggacgttcgtcccagattgaggacgctcgtccagtcaagcggacgctcgtccaaggaaggaggacgctcgtcccaggacagtggacgttcgtccaggcaggaggacgctcgtccaggaggacgctcgtcccataagcgggcgctcgtccaagagaggaggacgttcgtccagaggcagcgggcgctcgtccaagaagcagacgctcgtccagtcaggcagaagtggacgctcgtccagccaggcagaggacgctcgtccaagttgcagaaaggacgctcgttcgtccagacacgagggacgctcgtccatgcagaagatgacgctcgtccatgcagattgaaggacgttcgtccaaatgcgagaggctcgcgctcgggcgcgacttttcgccagtTTTCAattttccagagagtctcgcgcccgggcgcgaaaatggggcgcccgggcgtgcctttccagagagtctcgcgcccgggcgcgattgacagagggcgcccgagcgcgacttttgctgatgtgtctatttaaccctaaaacgcgaaggggaaagggtctttggtcatttggaggcgcgatttcactgagaggagagcttggagggctgctagggttcgtgggaacactcccttcttcctcttgggttctccttcttcttccatctttcatgttgtaagctttagggttctccatggaaatggagaaccaaacccatcttgttgggattagttgtagcctttgaattcttgtgtaattgttgaatgatttgattatatatatgccttttctatcaattgctagtattcttgtttccaatcttaaagcttgcatgtaatgggaacgttcatggcttgattttggggttttatggattatgggaacgtaagatgaaatcttgaactgaaataaaagtccttgtgggtcattgattctaggaatggaagatgattcacatgttgtcttagatcccagctctttaatgcgggttttgcttgttagattgccaaggaattgggatttgataaggaaaacctaggctctttcacctaaggaattagggctagagtgttttagtggattgactttagtaaattgatagagaggagacgaaattggtTTTACACAAGAGTGctttggtgaaaactaaccttaacaatgtcatttcataccatttctagtcttttccatttccaagtgccttcaataccaaagtccaaccttgtaattatgtatgaatttatcatttctgcacttgttctgtaaatcgatgttatgttcttgagtctatatgagttgttaatcgcacaattctctagtattacgagtctcttgggaaaacgatacccggtcttaccggtttattacttgaatgattcggtgcacttgccgaaatcgagcccaacaagtattttttgagctaacaagtttttggcgccgttgccggggatttggggattgaacccgagtcctagcaacggctaacaagttaaattgggcctcatcaagtttttggcgccgttgccggggactcgtgtcaatactagacttttgtgaggtttctaacttatgtagacttgattttgtatatagaactaactcttttgttgtaaatagattttcacttttatttgggctaatttgtggctttagcctagttgtgtctaagtgtatgcagggagatgttcatacaaggaggactgcagcctcaaaagcatcatgaagaccctgagattgaaggaattataggacacaaggagacaactatgttgagcatcacaagctgccccaaaTTCTTCCTCCCTTGAAAATGCTCCAAatgctaagtgaaagatgaagaaagggagaaagaaaagagaaagactactCACCACCACCCTTTAATGAGAGAcaaggaactcaagcctagcaagccaaagttgatcaagaggattgagtgtttgaGTATgacaaggtagtggaagggctaaaaagaagaattgaagctttgagagttgatttggtggctagaaagtGATTCAAGAGGAGTTGGtgaaaggagcacaccaacaacaaaatctgcacttcattgagtaatccgtcaagctaatgacgttaaacaagcgcttttgggaggcaacccagttttattacctattttacttgtgtttgtgtgatttttgtgttatttgcatTTTTGGCTTATGTTTTGACTATGTGACTTGTTGCATTTTAGTtgatttttgagttttgatgttgtttttatggtttgtataagtgtattaggttagttttagcttgtttggtgtgtgagtgcattgaatgaaggtctggaaccaaaaatcacatggtgagtggccaatttcgcagaaatctgcattatgcagaaaactaatatggcgcccaagcgccccctggctgaggggcgcccgggcgcgagctgcaCGAGGGCCATCCTGCACCAACTTGAccgagtggcgcccaagcgccccctgctgaggggcgcccgagcgcgagctgcaccaggggcgcccagcaccaaaaattctggttctgcacttttttttttcttgatttatgatgagtttcccattcttttgcactctttaacacactccttttgatgtgtttttatacctttttgtgttgtggtacctttgggaagcttaattctaagacttccctctttgttcttgtacttttgtctttgtttgttttggctttcattgttttgtttctttgctttcttttgcatatttcttttagtttgttttatggattcttctctccagttgttgactatgagatactaagtttgctttgagctttgttgttacaggataagatcttcctaAGGACTTAACAAGTTTGGAACCACCATTGGCCAACCTATGAGCCAGGCTAGAGCAGAGCAACCTATGACTTGAAaattttgctgctcgtgtagcatggcctgggggccaggcccctactgatgggggaggtggagcagttgcggagtataagctattgtgggaggaagatgttgcagatgaaagtgaagctagtgtcttacactgctggagctgcaaagagtccattttaattcggtttttcagttttaatttccagtcttatttgctttcagtttttttttttgtttttggatttctttttgacttgcctagtggatagttcttgtgcaattggtctggtgatttgagtgaatcattagttatgcttgaattgaatacaaatctgttgtgcttgctctttatccatgagaattgttttgaaaatctaattgagattatgtggttgagcctgttgaacagagattgtggttgcttgtatatgtttagatagatgcttagctttaattgtgatcaatattcttggcatgatgtttatcaaattttggaaccttgagtgaacctgtgagatgttgtgcctcagagtttattgatgaatgttattactttggaatcacagttgattttgcctgagtttctctatttgaactagttacttgcatgttacaaaggatcaaggccatcttgttcttccacctcttctacattttgaacctaaaagccaatgtataacctttgaaccttaaagaaaactttctcattcccgaaaccttaagcctattgaaaaatccttagcctccttaccttgagttgagatgaacatatatgttaggatgaggagaatggtctaagtttgggggagttcttcttgtcaaaaggggagcattgagaaaaacaataagttgagttaaaaagaaagaaaaagaagaaagaagaagaagaaagacaaaaacatgaattcaatgaaaaagagttgggaaataagttgagagtggtttattcaattttggagaaaaagagatattatGCGATATCATGAACTAAtttgtttggtctcttatctcaaggtgctttgttgtccagaaaaaccaatttttcttcttagcccagccacaatacaagccaatcaaagtccttgtgatgtaacttgtttgttaatgtgtttgaaattgttgaaacaaaaggcaaagttgatttgtgtaacattgtgatatttgagagttagacacacatccttatacaccattgtgcttgagtgaaacactgtccttggtgaggattggttccatgcactcattgaaaacaacttgccatgtttgttgatctatcacttgcatctatcttgtgactttgaatttgtgagcaccatgattgaagtttagtttgctaagactatattgtctcttgaatgtgatttataagttgagcaagcatgattgattttgtttatttgattgaaactgTGCTTAaagttgctagaccattgtgattgaattgtttactaggtgaagtacttttgcttgaggacaagcaaagttgtaagtttgggggtattcCTCTCGGCCAGCTTGGGAATGAATCGCGATAGAGCCGTGAGCCGACCGACCAATCTTTGGATCTCCTTAAGAGTGATTGGGCTCTGCATCTCCAACACGGTCGCATATTTGTTAGGACTGGCTTCAATAAACCGGGCCGTGAGCATGAAACCCAGGAATTTTCCAGTGGCAACTCCAAACGTGGATTTGGCTGGATTTAGCTGCATCTCGTACCTTCTAACCTGCCGGAACACCTCTTCCAAGTCCTTCACATGAAATCGTTCGTTTGGTGAACGAACGACCATATCATTGACATACACGTCCATGCACCGGCCGATCTGTTCTGCGAAGATTTTATCCATCAAGCACTGATAGGTGGCCCCGACATTCTTCAAGCCGAATGGCGTAACTTTGTAACAGAAGTTTACCTTCTCAGTGATGAATGTCGTATTTTCCCGATCCGACCCATACATGGGTATCTGATTGTACCCGGAATACGCATCTAGGAAGCTTAACACCCGGTGGCCGGTGGCTCCGTCCACTAAGGCGTCTATGCTCGGCAAGGGATGAGATTCCTTTGAGCAAGCTTTGTTGAGGTCGGTGTAATCGGTGCACATTCGCCATTTTCCGCTGGCCTTTTTCACTATTACCACGTTGGCGAGCCAAGTGGTGTACGTCACTTCTTTGACAAACCCGGCATCCCTCAACTTCCCGACCTCCTGCTCTATGGCTTTCCTCTTTTCTTCCCCCATTCGTCGCTTCTTCTCCGCCACTGGCCACGCTTCCTTGAATAAGGCCAACTTATGTGACATGACCGATGGGTGGATCCCTGGCATATCAGCAGTTGTCCACGCAAATAAGTTGTGATTCTTCCATAGCACGGACCGAATTTCCCGCTCCAACTCGGGTTCTAGCCCCAGGCCATAACGGTGGTCTAGGAAACGTCCTTCCCTATAAGGACCGGCTACGTCTCCCCGAGGGGCTCCAGCCGATCTTTCGTGTTCGCCCTTGGGTCAAGGTCGGCCATAGCCACCTCAGAACCACCCGTCCTCCTTCTCACCATGCGGGTGTGAAGCTTCAGGCCTACGGCGTAACATTCCCTAGCCGTGTTTTGGTCCACCCAGATGGTGTAGATTGTCCCTTTGTCCGAGGGATACTTCATCGTGAGGTGGGGGTTGATACGATCGCTGCAAAGGCGTTCAGGCACGGCCGACCCAGTAGTACATTGTAGGAGGTATTCGCCTCCACCAACAAGTATTTGACCTTCTTTTCCTCGCTGTGGCGGCTGGTCCCCAGCCTTGTGTGCAAATCCACATATCCTCTAGTGTCTACCCTCTCACCTATAAAACCTATGATCTACTCGTTATATGGGACGATCAGGTCTTCTGGTATGTCCATCTGCTAGAAAGTCTTCCAGTAGAGGATGTTTACTGAGCTCCCCTGGTCCACTAGTACCTTGCTCACATCGTACCGGGCAATCTCAGCCGTTATTACCATCAGGTCATCCTGATCAGGATCAGGGGTGTGAAAGTCTTCATCCGAAAACGCGATGGGGGGCATCATCCTCCGTGCCTTGTCCACCAAGTGAACAGATTGTAAAGCCCACACATGACGCTTTCAGGTGGATGAGGAAGATCCTCCTCCGGCGAAACCACCATATATGGTATTGATGTGTCCTTGCAGGGGACGATCGTGGCTCCTACTATGGCTTCTACTTCGTCGCCTCTCGGATCGCGAGTGGTCGGTTCGATCGTTTTTGGACCTTCTGTGCCTCTCGGGTTTCCTAAGGCTGGTCTGCCGTGAGCTGGGTCGATCTATGGGCACGTGGGAGCGGTCGATCCAAACATATTTTTTCAGCTGCCATGCACGGATTAGTTCTTTGATCTTATCCTTTAGGGTTACACACTCCTCTATGGTGTGACCCATGTTCTTGTGATACATACAGTGTTTATTAGCGTCCGCCCCTAGCGGCATGGGTCGCCTCTTCGGATCCGGGATTAATTCCGCGCTCAAAGCTTCTTGGAAAATCTTTGCTTGGGGACGTTCAATGGGGTGTATTGTTGGAATCGTGATCCTCGGGGTGCTTCTCTTTGCTTGAATCCCCTAGGCTTCCCAACTTGGCCACCCGAATTCTCCCCGTTCGTTctttcccccccccccccccccccccccccctttctCGTGACTTTTCTTCTTATACGACAGCTTCATTTCCTCCAGCCTTATTTCGTCAGCCACCCTCTCCTGTAGTTCTTCCATGGTCTTGGGCGCCCACCAGCAGACATTGTCCTTAAACGGTCCGGGCCTGAGGGCGAGAAGGATGTAATGTAAGGAGAGTTCCGGGCTCAAGCCCTTCACTCGTTGGACGATTTTTTGGTAGTGATCCATGAATGTTCTTAAAGTTTCTTCATTTCCCTGTTTCAGAGTGACCAACTCGAAGACGGTCAAGTCTTGAGTACTGCTGCTGGCGAATTGTTGATTGAACAAACGCTGCAGTCCAGCGAAATTCTCGATGGAATTGGGAGGGAGGGAGTTAAACCACTCGAGCGCCTCCCCCTCCAATGATAATGAGAACGCTCGGCACCAAATGGCGTCGTTGCCTGTCCGGAACGCCATTGCGTTCAAAAAGGTTTTGATGTGGGCCTCTAGGTCCATTGTCCCGTCATATATTTTGAACTGAGGCGGGACGAAGTGCTCCGATATCTAGACGTCCATGATTGCCTGGACGAAGGGGAGTAATAGCATTGTCGAGGACTCAGTCTTCACTACCAACTACTTGTCCCCTACGGCACTCTCTGCGTGCACAGATTTAGCTTTGCTTCCCTCGACCTCCAGCTCTGTGGGTTTCCACGTTTTGTCCAGCCCACTGCTATGTTCGGTTTGATCCTCAATGGCAGCCTTGCCTCTCTCCTTGGCCTTCTCTCCTTCCCCCTTTTCTCCCGGACCTTCTCGGGCAAGGCGTGTCGAACACTCGGCCCTGACGGCTATGAGTTCCTCCTCATGACGCTGTTGCATCTCCTCCATCTTCTGCTGTAACACTCATATCATCTCCACTGGATCGTCCATactcatgtttctcgtggtcaccattgggtttttcAAGTAACTTGACCCTATGATggacgccaaaatgtttcggttattTGGGGCTAAGTCACCAAACTTCTGCACAATCAGTCTTCTAGGAAGGGTTTCGGCAGCGTCCGA
This genomic window contains:
- the LOC108332655 gene encoding uncharacterized protein LOC108332655; translated protein: MAFRTGNDAIWCRAFSLSLEGEALEWFNSLPPNSIENFAGLQRLFNQQFASSSTQDLTVFELVTLKQGNEETLRTFMDHYQKIVQRVKGLSPELSLHYILLALRPGPFKDNVCWWAPKTMEELQERARRMMPPIAFSDEDFHTPDPDQDDLMVITAEIARYDVSKVLVDQGSSVNILYWKTF